The proteins below come from a single Patescibacteria group bacterium genomic window:
- a CDS encoding glycosyltransferase, with product MKDLISIVIPTYNEQGRIGPTLDQLHKYASKEKLNIEVLVVDARSPDDTIKEVNAHSKVFNKIKVIDVGPKPKGKFIKGLQVKKGMLEAKGQYIIFMDADLATPLKYIKEAVSLMQSGSQLAICVRDLQKSHKGIRKLISGAGNMLVQMVLLPGIADTQCGFKGFTKESAQSIFPLQTIDSWGFDMEVLAIARKKGYTIGIIDVPDWHDIKQGSKISGTSPIKASIQTFGDLAKIRWQLIRGKYKK from the coding sequence ATGAAAGACCTAATAAGTATTGTAATACCAACCTATAATGAGCAGGGCAGGATAGGACCAACACTAGATCAGCTACACAAGTACGCTAGCAAAGAAAAGCTCAATATCGAGGTCTTGGTGGTTGATGCAAGAAGCCCAGATGACACCATCAAGGAAGTAAATGCTCATTCTAAAGTTTTTAATAAAATCAAAGTCATCGATGTTGGCCCGAAGCCTAAAGGTAAGTTTATTAAAGGCCTGCAAGTCAAAAAGGGTATGCTAGAGGCCAAGGGGCAGTATATTATTTTTATGGATGCAGATTTAGCGACACCCCTCAAATACATCAAGGAAGCTGTTAGCCTAATGCAATCCGGCAGCCAACTTGCTATATGCGTTAGGGACCTTCAAAAGAGCCATAAAGGTATCCGTAAGTTAATTTCAGGAGCTGGCAATATGTTAGTTCAGATGGTTCTACTACCAGGTATAGCCGATACCCAGTGTGGCTTCAAGGGGTTCACCAAAGAATCGGCACAATCAATATTCCCCTTACAGACGATCGATAGCTGGGGCTTTGATATGGAGGTGCTAGCGATAGCTAGAAAAAAAGGCTACACGATTGGTATTATCGATGTGCCTGATTGGCATGACATTAAGCAAGGAAGCAAAATTAGCGGTACATCACCCATAAAGGCCTCAATACAAACCTTCGGTGACTTAGCTAAGATACGCTGGCAGTTGATACGTGGTAAGTATAAAAAATAG